The following coding sequences lie in one Thermomicrobium sp. 4228-Ro genomic window:
- the coaD gene encoding pantetheine-phosphate adenylyltransferase has protein sequence MKHVAFYPGTFDPITNGHVDVAQRAARLFDFLIVGIYAGHEGRSKQPLFTAEERRALAEQALRGLSNVRVDVFRGLAVDYARAVGAQAIVRGLRAVSDFEYEFSLAHMNRHLAPDVDVVCLMTSAQYSFISSSMIKEVAQLGGDLTGLVPEHVAEALVRKFRALVGE, from the coding sequence GTGAAGCACGTCGCGTTCTACCCCGGCACGTTCGACCCGATCACCAACGGTCATGTCGACGTGGCCCAGCGTGCCGCGCGACTGTTCGACTTCCTGATCGTCGGCATCTACGCAGGGCACGAGGGGCGATCCAAGCAGCCGCTCTTCACAGCCGAAGAACGGCGTGCGCTCGCCGAACAGGCGCTGCGCGGCTTGTCGAACGTGCGTGTTGACGTGTTCCGTGGGCTCGCGGTAGACTACGCGCGTGCCGTGGGGGCACAGGCGATCGTCCGGGGGCTGCGAGCAGTCTCTGACTTCGAGTACGAGTTCTCGCTGGCGCACATGAATCGGCATCTGGCGCCGGATGTCGATGTCGTGTGCCTGATGACCAGCGCGCAGTACTCCTTTATCAGCTCGAGCATGATCAAGGAGGTCGCGCAGCTGGGCGGGGACTTGACCGGCCTCGTGCCTGAGCACGTCGCGGAAGCCTTGGTCCGCAAATTCCGTGCGCTCGTGGGGGAGTGA
- a CDS encoding dihydroorotase yields MLLRGGRLVDPSCGLDLVGDLVLHDGTVSALGQSLPVPDGALVIDAAGLVISPAFVDVHAHLRDPGFPEKETLETGAAAAAAGGFATICCMPNTEPPLDTPERVRALVERVRELPVRIFPIGAISRGRRGEELADLAGMAEAGAIGFSDDGDSTRSAAVMRRALELSRVLGRPIMVHCEDWTLAAGGAVHEGPVAQRLGLSGIPAVAEEIILARDLELARLTGGWLHVLHLTTARGLAMVRRAKREGVHVTVEVTPHHLLLTDEWVAGIRRFAGEDEFLPPGPCPDANAKVNPPLRPEADVLALRTGLRDGTIDVIATDHAPHHERDKSTDLHRAAFGMIGLELALPLLLRLVRSGWLTMGELVDFLSCRPAGLFGLPGGTLRPGSPADVTVFDPEAPWQVTRATLRSRSANTPLLELTLHGRVCLTIVGGKVVYVDEAFAHRSARLGRRSDLPGYAVRSAPDG; encoded by the coding sequence GTGCTGCTGCGTGGCGGACGCCTCGTCGATCCGAGTTGTGGGCTCGATTTGGTTGGGGATCTCGTCCTGCACGACGGAACTGTGAGCGCTCTCGGTCAGTCCCTGCCCGTTCCGGACGGTGCACTCGTCATCGATGCGGCAGGGCTGGTCATCTCGCCGGCATTCGTGGATGTCCATGCGCATCTCCGCGATCCTGGCTTCCCGGAGAAGGAGACGCTGGAGACCGGTGCGGCGGCGGCTGCCGCAGGCGGCTTCGCGACGATCTGCTGTATGCCCAATACCGAGCCGCCGCTCGATACGCCGGAGCGTGTACGGGCACTCGTCGAGCGAGTGCGCGAGCTACCGGTGCGGATCTTCCCGATCGGTGCGATTTCGCGGGGCCGTCGCGGTGAGGAGCTCGCTGATCTGGCTGGTATGGCTGAGGCTGGCGCGATCGGGTTCTCGGACGACGGCGACAGCACACGCAGTGCAGCCGTCATGCGACGAGCGCTCGAGCTGAGTCGCGTGCTCGGGCGGCCGATCATGGTGCACTGTGAGGACTGGACGCTCGCCGCGGGCGGTGCGGTGCACGAAGGCCCCGTCGCTCAACGACTGGGCCTGTCGGGTATCCCGGCTGTGGCGGAAGAGATCATCCTGGCCCGCGATTTGGAACTGGCGCGTCTAACCGGGGGGTGGCTCCACGTGCTGCACCTGACGACCGCTCGCGGGCTCGCGATGGTCCGGCGAGCCAAGCGCGAAGGCGTGCATGTCACGGTCGAAGTGACCCCGCATCACCTGCTCCTGACCGACGAGTGGGTGGCAGGTATCCGGCGTTTCGCTGGTGAGGACGAGTTCCTGCCTCCCGGGCCCTGCCCGGATGCGAACGCGAAGGTCAATCCTCCCTTGCGCCCGGAGGCAGACGTGCTGGCCTTACGCACCGGCCTGCGCGACGGGACGATCGATGTCATCGCGACCGATCATGCGCCGCACCACGAGCGCGACAAATCGACGGATTTGCATCGGGCAGCATTCGGGATGATCGGACTGGAACTCGCGTTACCGCTCCTGTTGCGCCTCGTCCGCAGCGGCTGGTTAACCATGGGTGAACTCGTCGACTTCCTCTCCTGCCGGCCGGCCGGGCTCTTCGGCCTGCCAGGGGGAACCTTGAGGCCGGGTTCCCCGGCCGATGTCACAGTGTTCGATCCGGAGGCCCCCTGGCAGGTGACGCGCGCGACGTTGCGCTCGCGCAGTGCGAATACACCGCTTCTCGAACTGACGCTGCACGGGCGCGTCTGCCTCACGATCGTCGGAGGGAAGGTGGTCTATGTCGATGAAGCATTCGCGCATCGGAGCGCTCGTCTTGGAAGACGGTCGGATCTTCCCGGGTACGCCGTTCGGAGCGCGCCGGACGGTTGA
- the carA gene encoding glutamine-hydrolyzing carbamoyl-phosphate synthase small subunit, with translation MSMKHSRIGALVLEDGRIFPGTPFGARRTVEGEAVFTTVMTGYQEVVTDPSFYGQIVCMTYPLIGNYGVAEEDDQSRRPWVAGLVVREYCDQPSHWRSRGTLGDYLERWGIPGLARVDTRALTRHLRVHGTMRAVLVSDRRGLSDDELIALARRAWSPDREDVVPAVRGEPATFGPVGAPHIVLIDCGVKRNILVSLLRRNVRLTVLPYGVDAATVLVYDPDGVVVSPGPGDPTQAREAIETVRTLAASGNPFFGICLGHQLLALAAGAKTTKLTFGHRGGNHPVKDLLTGQVRITSQNHGYCVEAASVPVEDGWQVWMVNVNDGTVEGLRHRSLPVLTVQFHPEGSPGPQDSQDLFDAFVELVRQRWQARRQPTRSAVLAGEEV, from the coding sequence ATGTCGATGAAGCATTCGCGCATCGGAGCGCTCGTCTTGGAAGACGGTCGGATCTTCCCGGGTACGCCGTTCGGAGCGCGCCGGACGGTTGAGGGCGAGGCCGTTTTCACCACGGTCATGACGGGGTATCAAGAGGTGGTCACTGACCCCTCTTTTTATGGGCAGATCGTCTGCATGACGTACCCACTTATCGGCAACTACGGCGTGGCTGAAGAGGATGACCAGTCGCGTCGTCCGTGGGTTGCCGGGCTCGTCGTGCGGGAGTATTGCGATCAGCCCAGTCATTGGCGCTCGCGGGGGACGCTCGGCGACTATCTGGAGCGGTGGGGGATCCCTGGGTTGGCTCGTGTCGATACGCGTGCACTGACCCGCCACTTGCGCGTGCACGGGACGATGCGCGCTGTCCTGGTTTCTGACCGGCGCGGTCTGAGCGACGACGAGTTGATCGCGCTGGCGCGTCGCGCCTGGTCACCGGATCGCGAGGACGTCGTGCCAGCCGTTCGTGGTGAACCAGCAACGTTCGGTCCGGTCGGTGCGCCGCATATCGTCCTGATCGATTGCGGCGTCAAGCGGAATATCCTCGTGTCGCTCCTGCGCCGGAACGTGCGCCTGACAGTTCTCCCCTACGGTGTCGACGCAGCGACTGTCCTGGTCTACGATCCGGACGGTGTCGTCGTCTCACCCGGACCGGGTGACCCGACGCAAGCGCGGGAGGCGATCGAAACGGTGCGAACGCTCGCCGCGTCGGGCAACCCCTTCTTCGGGATCTGCCTCGGCCATCAGCTGCTCGCCCTCGCAGCCGGTGCCAAGACGACGAAGTTGACGTTCGGGCACCGCGGCGGCAATCACCCCGTGAAGGATCTCCTGACTGGTCAAGTTCGGATCACCTCGCAGAATCACGGCTACTGTGTCGAAGCTGCCAGCGTACCGGTGGAAGACGGCTGGCAGGTCTGGATGGTGAACGTCAACGACGGAACGGTCGAGGGGTTGCGGCATCGGTCGTTACCCGTACTCACCGTGCAGTTCCATCCGGAAGGCTCGCCAGGACCGCAGGACAGCCAGGACCTCTTCGATGCTTTCGTCGAACTCGTCCGGCAGCGCTGGCAAGCACGACGTCAGCCGACGCGCTCGGCAGTCCTGGCCGGCGAGGAGGTGTGA